The sequence NNNNNNNNNNNNNNNNNNNNNNNNNNNNNNNNNNNNNNNNNNNNNNNNNNNNNNNNNNNNNNNNNNNNNNNNNNNNNNNNNNNNNNNTAATGAACATAAGtcgtagtcctactatgactgagtcttctcttccaaagagaagctgtggccactatgttcaagccccggaatcagcccttaagggagcaatctctctacttattcctacttcaggaaaggagtgaattccatcttgtagattgagttcccagctcccagattagacaagtccccagaaaggtaggcatgttgagttggcaatctggccactctcacccatattaatcaaaggaccaccctcaaaggcaggagttcacaaaatacttaggattgaggtcgtgtcaactatggtcgtttaggtgagatgtaagtctctagtatcaacgacgttatatacataGTCTAGTTATttcatggtccaggtcttatataaaatctttatataggacacctctACTcaacgtctccacacgaatggttaggatctaccatctgtagtagtttacaacatttgcaaacctctacaaagcgggttgtatccataatgtcaccaagatcaggtatcccaccttaatccttatattacagaccgatttagtttatcacttaaggcatgatccacttgtatatcacatatacatgcttaagttcacataagataaccaatgagctttgtttatttggatatgagtaaatgctagaatgaaataacatttatttattcattgaacaatgcatatctttacaaaacaacgagactctgggagaattaggacaccaatcccaacactctCTGCATTTTAAAAGATATGAAAAATTCTCCTACTTTTTTTCTTTGAGCTCTTCCACTCTCTCAATACTCTTATACAACACAgaaatgttgggattgatgtcctaattctcctgaagtctcgtagtttgtaaactttgtacacattgttattaataaaataagagttattttatttgcatttactcatatcgaATAAataaagatccgtggttattttatgtaaactcaagcatgtatatgagatatacaagtggatcatgccttaagtaataacctaaaaggtctgtattatacggattaaggagggataccttatcccggtgacactatagatacgacctactttgtagaggtttataagtgttgtgaactactacagatggtctgatcctaaccattcatgtgaagacattcgagcgggggtgtcctacaaaaagagttcgtataagatcagaccatgagatgattagtctctttatataacgccgttgataattgagatttacatctcactaaaagcaccataggtgacatgaccttaatcctgagtgtattgggaactcctgcctatgagggcggtcctttgattagtatgggtgagagtggtcaaattgccaactcaacaagcctaactttttgggaatttgtctgattggggagctgagaactcagttacataagacaaaattcactccttccctgaagcaggggtaagtagatagattgctcccttaagggttgatttcgggtcataaacatagtggccacaccctctctttagaagagaggacccagtcatagtagaactatgatttattgtttattagaggaatcaatggtacttaagaagttagatgtaactacaggggcaaaacggtaaattggcctagttgtacttatgagctaTCTGTGAAGGgctatcgcactgttgattggttgatatggacacaaaaatatatctgtagtgagaagtgTGCAgcttcggtctttagtggagtgcccgatagttaacggatggtggatcccgtgactaaagagtttagtcagttattcacgtatcgttggagcttcaagctacaagtccataaggtccccttggtagcttaataggttcaagttgagaatcagttcttgaggttagtttgaagtgttcaaattaacaagaggaaattcaattatatatgatataattggtgtgatgtatatgatacatcaagtggagaaattaatgtaaatatgatttacattaagtaccataaaatagaaaaaagaactatggtttgtatgtttcatgagatgaaatattaaaactataggttataaatataatatggtaagttggttatcatatttatttataatatattaattatatgataattaatttctttttctctaataaccaattgagtgggaggttattagtggttttatggtaaccatgagataaaagaaaaattgttttcctaattttagatgTTGCCTCATTAGGGAAAGTAACTCAAtgacaagctatcaagtgaaagagtttcattAAGCGATAACTGatcagagactaaacgatcgtgtagagttgactatacgatagtcacttagCTGATCGTAGCTAACGATCGAGTagctaagtctatacgataggctgtcgtttactaaacgaacgagcacatcgtctatgcgatagatagtgtattatctcccacttgctcaatcgtctacttGATCGTAGACCTTCAGTCTCTTTCTCAAGCAAAGATCagacagagcccacaactcctagattctcacaccgagaataccatggtaaccattatggtggtgtcctcatttTGTTCGTGAATCGAGTTAGACTCAATTGGTTTCGTGGAGGTTGTGTTTGTGTTGTGTACCGATCGTTACATTCGAGTGTGCTATTCTTGGACGAgtggagattgatcgagggagtcttgaagaatggttcttcaaaggtatgcatcctctatcccttgtatcatcgtttagcatgctgtaatttcgttttatgcatgacctgttagtttccatttagactgtaattgattgtgttcattcgaatggaatttggaacgatctcttccgctgctcatggaaatcctcgtgttttattttcttcaagaaaCTGTTTCTCTGCataaatgtttttcttcccttAATATTTGAAAAGGTGGTTCCCATAAACCAAGTCCTTGCCGGAGAATAGCAGGGAAGACTTAACGGTGATGTCTTTGTTGACAGAAAGGGTAGATCCATTCATGGGAGAGACAACTGAaggatttatttaaaaatcaatattcAAGGATAATTTTTCTACATCTCTGTATTATTTATAGAGTAGGAAAAACTTGCTtaagttttatatttaaaacttcgctgtattttcaaattcttaatcaaaattaatgTCATGGCAATCAATCGATTCCGCTGgggatttgatcccttcaattggtatcagaaccaaGTTATGCTCTATTTGATTTGGATTGAAAAACAGAGAAGAAGGTGGGTTGTTTAATGCAATGTATGTGGGCTTGCAAAATAGggttttttgaattttggcaTATACATTATAGTTTTTTCATTGATGTGATCGATGTAGAGGCCTGATAGGTCTTGTAAAGAGCTATcttattagtactaattccctaaattatacttcaattctttgcttaaaatgtctattttgataGGTAAATTCCAGTCCTGACACAAATGAAGTTATTTCAAAGAATTTGGAGCTAAATCGAGTCAAACGATACCAAAGAATCACTTAAGAAGAAGAGCCAAGACAAATTACCACTTTACCCCTTAAAAGGAACAAATCAACACACTTCAGCAATGCTCGCAGCGTCGTAATGCTCAAGGACAGAATGCACGCATTTGTTGCAAAACAGGGCAACATCGTGACACTTTATGCAGCGTTACAACGCTCCGAAAATTGATGGAAAAACAAAAACGTATGCGCGCGCTTGCACAACGCAGCGTTGGACTTCTTtagggtagcgttgcaatgctgcgactTTCTTCTGAAAAAAAAGGCTTCGATTCAGACTTCAAGGGGAagagaaaaatcattttttttttttgttgatagaGAAAGCTTAGAtcaaaattagagagaaaattgcACAATTTTGTGTTTGTATTGAGGGATTTCTTGCAATTTTGACAATTCCCTAGTGAATTGCTTCATGGATTTCATCATATTTTCAAGAATTTCTTCAAGACTACTCAAACTCTATGGCTAGGTAATTCTATTTCTTGGGAAATCTTAGTTCTAGGTCTAATTTCTTGAGTTTGTTTGTATATTTTCTTGAATTGTCAAcattcttgaatgttcttgggctgaatttgaataaaaattaatgGAGGATAATTGACGCTTTGATTCCATTGAATTCTTGTATGTAATTCTTGCTTGGCACTATTGCATAATGGCGAGATAGGTtacaaaattaagttttcttgtgttaatTAGGACTTTTTCCGAATTTAACTATTGAGTTTCTTAATTAGAACATTCATTCAACCATTCTTGAAATTTACTCTAACATGTTTCTTGACTGTCATAATCATGAAAACTCTTGTCTTTAAAGCaatctaagaaaagaacatGATAAATGCTATATGAAAGTATTATTGACTTAGATTAGGGCTAATTGATGTGATTTATTTTGATTGGCTATATGGATTAAGGGATGTTGAGCTTTCAAGTAATTGTTCAAGAACAATGATAGGATTAAACTTAGTAGCAAGATTTCCCATGAATTTTTTTCTATCAATTTTCTTCTAACAAAAATAGTAAGTTTGTGTTACAATTTACTTTTATCTtcattttaattagtttttagtttctttACAAACAACANATTATTATCTCTTTGAATTCAAAGGTTATTTTTGGCCAATTAATAAAAGTTCCCTTGGGATCGACTTCCTACTTCCACTTTAATTACATGTTAGCTTTAGTAGTTGTTgagcattataaatttcatttgcttGGGTAAGATAGAATTAATGACACTTATTTTGCACCGATCAAATTGGCGTCATTGCCGGGGAACCGTGCAATCGGCCTTTAAGAATATTTGAATtccttttttaagaaaagaaattaaaaaaatagttagttttattaAACTATCCTTTTGTGCATGACCCACTCCTCCTGAAGTGTACTTTGTGATTTTGTTGTAGATATCGATCGTGAGGAGAAGAGACTATGAAAGGAAAGaacaagaagagaagaaggagaatttgaagaatCGAGTCAAGAAGAGGAACCAATACAAACAAACACTATGGGTGAAGCAAGGGAGCAAACGTTAAGAGAGATTGTCAAATCGGATTACACTCAACAACAGTTATGTATAGTATATCTGAAGACTACGGTACCTTTTGAATTGAAACCCGGTTTAGTTCATGTTTTACCCACTTTCCGAGGTAATctaggtgaagacccacataaatacataaaagaattGCATTTGGTATGTGATGGTATGCACCCACACGAGGTAACGCAAGAACAACTTAATCTTAGGGCCTTTCCCTTCTCCTTGAAGGATGTGGCCAAAGATTGGTTGTACTATTTGCCGGTAGGATCAATTATCACGTGGAGtggtcttaaaaaaaaattttagatttttttttcattgcatCTAAGgctaataatattagaaaagaaatatatggtATAAAACAATTGGTAGGAGAGTCCCTATATGAGTATTGAGAAAGGTATAAGCAAATTTGTGCCTCCTTTCCCTATCATCAAATTTCTAACCAATACCTTCTCCAGTATTTCTATTCAGGATTGCTTCCATCTGAGAAGAGCAATATCGATGCGGCCACCGGTGGAGATATAGTTAGCAAAATGCCCAATGAAGCTAGTGAGCTAATATCAACCATGGCAGAGAATTCGCAGAATTTTTTATCAAGCAAtcttgtgttgggttttatgtcctaaaaactcgcagtttgtaaaatgataaacattttctattatcaagtAGCTTGAATGTTGTCTTGTCTTTCATCTAGCTCAATCATTCAAgtagtaaatatttgaatcatgtgAGCTAGAATTTAGAGTCATTGCTCGAATCTTAGTAAACATGTTAGGCTAGTTCAAAcataaattggttaattaagttAGGATTATCCCATTAATTAATCACATAACTGAATCCAAGAGCTTAATGAGAATGTTATTAATTCTGTATGGTCGATGGTATGTCTCGAGTTTATCATCGCCCGTAAACCCTTGCtacacaaataatatttataaatcactgaATGAACTACTTATACTACCTGGTAGTACAAGCGGCAAGTCTGGGATCGAACCTCAAGGAAGCGCGGAAGATTAGTTCATCGAAGCTCGTTTTTAATTAAAGTGATAAATATGGGGTAGAGGGTTTGGTATGGATTGATAATTGAAAGtgcataaaataaagtgcaagaaaagtaaagatagaaacacaattaatcgagatatcttagcttagaggaatggattcacccaatgtaatttagattattgaaccaatttatGTCTTAAACGTCTTGTTTAAGATATAACAAGTTATTATTATGATGAATAATATAATAGTAATTGTAATTATAGTTAGAAActcaaaattagaaattatatagtgacacattttttttattattttgattctaGAATTTCTAATTCtagaatatataaattctattattttattctaGATTCTATTCTAATCATTAGAATAGATTCAAATAATCTATCATGATTCTAAGTTGTTTCCTTGAATTCAAAAATACAATTAAAAGAACGAAGAGTAATTACTGGATTACAAAGTATCCATTGCCTCAAATTCAACTTTGATCTCCTTCCATACTTCACAAGCAGCAGCTAGTTCAGGACTCCATTTACTAGCTTCACGGATAATTTCATTACCCTCATGAGCAAGATCACGTCCCTCATTACGAGCTTGTCACATGCTTTAGAGCTACTCGGTTAGCTACGGCACCAGGTACATTACCCAAGGGTGCCCCAAAGTTCCTCCGCCGAATTGTAGGACAGAATCATCTCCAAAAATCTCGGTTAGAGCAGGCATATGCCAAACGTGAATATCACCGGAAGCCACTGGTAGAACACCTGGTAAAGAGACCCAATCTTGAGTGAAATAAATACCGCGGCTTCGgtctttttcaaaaaatcatcACGTAGTAAATCAACAAAGCCTGAAGTGATTTCTCTTTCCCCTTCAAGTTTACCTACTACGATACCAGCGTGAATATGGTCTCCACCAGACAAACGTAATGCTTTAGCTAGTACACAGAAGTGCATACCATGATTCTTCTATCTATCAATAATGGCATGCATTGCACGGTGAATGTGAAAAAGTAGACCATTATCTCGGCAATAATGAGCCAAGCTAGTACGCATTTCGGGGAGAACCAGCTAGCTTCTGCTCTTCGAGATCTTTCATTGGCtcttttcattcaataaaaaattgcGATTGACTTtgactccctccctttaatcgTACTTTAATCTAAGCTATTACTTCAAAGTAAGGCACGAGACGAAAGGAAGGTaaactcaacaaaaaaaaactcattcttATCCCCGTAACTCAAGTTGGATAACTCTTACTCAAAGGAAAACAACCCTCAAGCTTAAGCATTTCATTTATTAATCGGTCTCTAACCTCTTTATTTTTGCCTGTCTCCTTTACCTTTAGAATCTATTTCGATTCTTCATTCTGATCTAGTTTAGTTATTGAgacaattgaaaaatatttttacttgTTCCGGGATCCTTTATCCTTGCCTTGAATCATTGGGTTTAGACATTACTTGGTGATCTTTAATCGTTTCAAAATGGCAGCAACATACCatttttttgtgatttctttttaTCAAAGAATCATATAAATAATGGATTCTCGTGTGATACACTTTTGATCAAATTTGatgtttgaatttgaaacttgTTCAAATTGGATCCTTTCGATTTCTATACCGAACCTATACTTACGAAGTAGTTTTAACTTATTGATTGACACCAACCCCAGATCTCTACCCTTGATAAATGAATCAATACTTTCTACTCAAGCTCCATCATGTACTATTTACATCAAAACCCTCAAAAAAGAAGAGCTCTAGTGAAACAGAACAAACGATGTCGAGTCAAGAGCATCTTCATttctatataatataaaatggtgGGTGTAAGAATCCACAGTGGATCATGTCCTTCAAGTAGCACGTTGCTTTCTACCACATCATTTTAAACGAAGTTTTACCATAACCTCTAATTTCTTGGAATTCAGCAACCGCTGTCAAAAAATAATCGCAGAAATCCAAACATTTATCTATCCATCCATGAGGTAGATCAGGCGCGACTCCCCCGATAcgaaaaaaattatgcatcatTCTCATACCGGTGGCTGCTTCGAATAGATCATATACTAATTCTCTTTCTCTGAAAATATAGAAGAAGGGAGTCTGTGCCCCAATATCCGCCATAAAAGGGCCAAGCCATAACAGATGAGAAGCTATACGACTCAACTCCAACATAATTACTCTGATATAACTGGCTCTTTTAGGTACTTGAATATTTCCCAACTCTTCTGGCCCATTTACGGTTATTGCTTCTGTAAACATAGTAGCTAAATAATCCCAACCTGTTACATAAGGTAGATATTGTATAATTGTTCGGGTTTCTGCAATTTTTTCCATCCCTCTGTGTAAATAACCCAATATTGGTTCACAGTCAATAACATCTTCACCATCCAAAGTAAGGATGAGTCGAAGAACACCGTGCATTGATGGGTGGTGAGGTCCCATATTGACTATCATGATGTCTTTTCTTGTAGCTGGTCCATTCATAAGTTTTTCCTCGATTCATCTTTCCATGAAGGCGACACTTAACACTTCTTCCGATTTTTCCATGTCATCTATGTTATTCGGTCCATCGGAGCTTGGAACATAGAGGAGAAATCATCTGTATCTATTATAGGGACACTCTTCCCTTCTTTGGAGTTATCTTTTGTCTTTGATGTTCAaatgctttcccttggcttcgGTGCCAGCTAGGACTGGTAGCATGGTCTTCTCTTAGGCTTTCTCTTGGTGGAGGAATGGGAGCTGCACGTTAGCACTTGACTTTCTGACTTTTCCGGCATAAGAGGTCTTGTCTCTTTACTGTTTTAGCCGAATAAGCAGTCTTGGTGCTTTGGGCGTGGCACTAGTCTGACTATGCTTTCCTAGCCTTTGACTATTCTTGATCTGATCTTGCTAGGAAGAAGGGCATCCAACAGCCTACAGACAGAGTGATGGTGATGCTTCTATCATATATTATGATAgtctattttttcatttttgaggaATCCGTATAAATAGACTGTTTGGCTTAGTGTTCGTATCAAACTCTAAAAAGAGGTTGTTTTCTTGCAATTGAATCAAAAGGAACTGTTCTTACCTCAAAGGGAGTGCAGCCAGCCTATCCATCAGAACATAATATAGGAAAGTCTTCCCTCTCTGTCGAGCTGCTTTGCTCCTTCTCCTATACCTGGCTGCTTCTTGCTCACCAAAGCTACAGATCAATAAGAAGACTAGCTTAGCTTTCCCTTTGTTCGCTCCTTAAG comes from Benincasa hispida cultivar B227 chromosome 2, ASM972705v1, whole genome shotgun sequence and encodes:
- the LOC120072081 gene encoding NAD(P)H-quinone oxidoreductase subunit H, chloroplastic-like, with the protein product MGPHHPSMHGVLRLILTLDGEDVIDCEPILGYLHRGMEKIAETRTIIQYLPYVTGWDYLATMFTEAITVNGPEELGNIQVPKRASYIRVIMLELSRIASHLLWLGPFMADIGAQTPFFYIFRERELVYDLFEAATGVLPVASGDIHVWHMPALTEIFGDDSVLQFGGGTLGHPWGNEIIREASKWSPELAAACEVWKEIKVEFEAMDTL